One genomic region from Spirosoma sp. KCTC 42546 encodes:
- a CDS encoding glycosyltransferase family 4 protein, whose protein sequence is MKIVFLCSSLEFGKDGVGDYTRRLSGELIRLGHDASIIALHDRYLIERIENSLQQDNDETINTLRLSTSVSWEDKITYASSFIENQNPEWISLQYVTYGFQRKGLPFGLSSKLKSLRKGRKLHIMFHELWIGMDKGAPIIPIAMGWIQSRLIYSLIKKINPQRIHTQTLLYKAQLAKLGIKADYLPLFSNIPSLKLTRSFIEFTSKSDLSFVIFGSIHPGAPILNLAQDILSYSDKHNISTKFIFLGHNGDEKQHWVSILQNLQLKVEELGEQPTSVISKVLASASIGIATTPIDLIGKSGSAAAMSEHGLPIICISRTWYPRNVPSLNRPEGIFEYGPGTLEKIVSTKLPASNYTNLNIVANQFLKNLLSNL, encoded by the coding sequence GTGAAAATAGTATTTTTATGTTCCTCATTAGAATTTGGTAAAGATGGCGTTGGAGATTACACGCGTCGTTTATCAGGAGAACTTATTAGATTAGGACATGATGCTTCTATTATTGCTTTGCACGATCGTTATTTAATTGAACGTATTGAGAATAGTTTGCAGCAAGATAATGATGAAACAATAAATACATTGCGCTTATCCACCAGTGTTTCTTGGGAAGATAAAATTACGTATGCATCATCCTTTATCGAAAATCAAAACCCAGAATGGATAAGCTTGCAATATGTTACATATGGGTTTCAAAGGAAAGGGTTACCTTTTGGATTAAGCAGCAAATTAAAATCTTTGCGCAAAGGTCGTAAATTGCACATAATGTTTCATGAGCTTTGGATCGGAATGGATAAAGGCGCTCCAATAATTCCCATTGCTATGGGATGGATTCAGAGCCGATTAATTTATAGCTTGATAAAAAAAATAAACCCCCAACGTATACATACACAAACTTTGCTTTATAAAGCTCAGCTAGCTAAACTGGGTATCAAGGCAGACTATTTGCCATTATTTAGCAATATTCCTTCTTTAAAACTTACTCGTTCTTTTATTGAATTTACTTCAAAAAGTGATTTATCATTTGTCATTTTTGGTAGTATTCATCCAGGTGCACCTATCTTAAACTTAGCACAAGATATTCTCTCATACAGTGATAAGCATAATATATCTACAAAATTTATATTTTTAGGCCATAATGGAGATGAGAAACAGCATTGGGTTTCTATATTACAGAATTTACAATTAAAAGTTGAAGAGCTAGGTGAGCAGCCCACATCTGTTATTTCAAAAGTTTTAGCATCCGCTTCTATTGGGATTGCAACTACTCCTATTGATCTTATTGGGAAGAGTGGTTCAGCTGCAGCTATGTCAGAACACGGGTTACCAATTATTTGTATTTCTCGTACATGGTATCCTCGTAATGTACCTTCTCTAAATCGCCCAGAAGGTATTTTTGAATATGGTCCCGGAACCCTTGAAAAAATTGTATCTACTAAATTACCAGCCTCTAATTACACTAATTTGAATATTGTTGCAAATCAATTTTTAAAGAATTTATTAAGTAACTTGTAA
- a CDS encoding acyltransferase, whose protein sequence is MASFSYLWRHRAKFPITSTNFYRAWAKRLLSIDDLLIRNCRRFLFEQKGAFIDERAELGNVLIEGPKNLLSIDQSSLLGRVYIALHDQVQIGKYVCINDGVEILTASHDISDPKWRHLKGKITIDDYAWIGTGAMILPGVHIGRGAVVGARSVVSKSIEPYSIVVGNPARPTKKNRCTEFDYNPCEFLAANRAWLVG, encoded by the coding sequence ATGGCAAGTTTTAGCTATTTATGGCGGCATAGGGCCAAATTTCCAATTACTAGTACTAACTTTTATCGGGCTTGGGCTAAAAGGCTTCTTTCAATCGATGATCTCTTAATTAGAAACTGTCGTCGATTTTTATTTGAACAGAAAGGTGCCTTCATTGATGAAAGAGCTGAATTAGGAAATGTATTAATCGAAGGTCCAAAAAATCTTTTATCAATTGATCAGTCATCTTTGTTAGGACGGGTCTACATTGCTTTACATGATCAAGTACAAATTGGCAAATATGTTTGTATAAATGATGGAGTCGAAATATTAACAGCGTCTCACGATATATCAGATCCAAAATGGAGGCACCTTAAGGGTAAGATTACTATTGATGATTATGCATGGATTGGAACGGGAGCAATGATACTACCTGGTGTTCATATTGGCAGGGGAGCTGTTGTTGGTGCACGGTCAGTTGTAAGTAAATCCATTGAACCCTACAGTATTGTTGTCGGCAACCCTGCGCGTCCAACAAAAAAAAACCGATGCACAGAATTTGATTATAATCCGTGTGAATTTCTGGCAGCCAACCGAGCCTGGCTTGTAGGCTAA
- a CDS encoding glycosyltransferase family 4 protein, translating into MKVILSHPTGNEFVKAACSGLLDANMLAEFFTSIALFQGNYLDNLSRFKPLAEFNRRKFNLSLEPYTRLWPWRELGRHAARKMNVTSLLRHETGAFSVDAVYKSCDNYVASKLREGKQKGIDAIYAYEDGALHSFQQANKLGLLNLYDLPIGYWRTARRLLEVERERWPEWSSTLTGFKDSDEKLARKDEELRLADHIFVASQFTASTLKDYPGRLGPISVIPYGFPPVINHREYDKLLGKRPLKLLFVGGLSQRKGIANLFAAADYLGKNIELTIVGRKSTNDCVALDKELIKYKWISTLPHDKVLELMRQHDVLIFPSLFEGFGLVITEAMAQGTPVITTERTAGADLIQHGHNGWLVEAGSTESLVQAIGKLIDNPMLIPECGQAALLAAKQRPWPVYGHELAMDILKIKQAKK; encoded by the coding sequence ATGAAAGTGATATTATCACATCCTACTGGAAATGAATTTGTTAAGGCTGCTTGCAGTGGGCTTTTAGATGCTAATATGTTAGCAGAGTTCTTTACATCAATAGCCTTATTTCAAGGAAATTATTTAGATAATCTTAGTAGATTCAAGCCTTTAGCAGAATTTAATCGCCGTAAGTTTAATTTATCATTAGAACCCTACACACGGTTGTGGCCTTGGCGCGAACTTGGTAGGCATGCCGCCCGAAAGATGAACGTTACTAGTTTATTGCGTCATGAAACCGGGGCTTTTTCGGTCGATGCTGTATACAAAAGTTGTGATAACTATGTTGCTTCTAAATTACGAGAAGGGAAACAAAAAGGAATAGATGCTATTTATGCTTATGAAGATGGAGCGCTTCATTCTTTTCAACAAGCAAACAAGTTAGGCTTATTAAACTTATATGATCTGCCTATTGGCTATTGGCGAACAGCTAGGCGGCTTCTTGAAGTTGAACGTGAGCGTTGGCCAGAGTGGAGTTCTACTTTAACTGGTTTTAAAGATTCTGACGAAAAGTTAGCTCGCAAAGATGAAGAGCTTCGTTTAGCTGATCATATTTTTGTAGCAAGCCAGTTTACAGCGTCTACATTAAAAGACTACCCTGGTAGACTAGGACCAATTAGTGTAATTCCTTATGGTTTTCCTCCTGTAATAAACCATAGAGAATATGATAAGCTTTTAGGCAAGCGCCCCCTTAAACTTTTATTTGTGGGAGGGCTCTCCCAACGAAAAGGCATTGCTAATTTATTTGCCGCAGCTGATTATTTAGGAAAGAATATTGAATTAACGATAGTTGGCAGAAAATCAACTAATGACTGTGTGGCCCTTGATAAAGAATTAATCAAGTATAAGTGGATATCGACATTACCGCATGACAAAGTTCTGGAACTTATGCGACAACATGATGTATTGATCTTCCCATCGCTTTTCGAAGGGTTTGGGCTGGTGATCACTGAAGCTATGGCTCAGGGAACTCCAGTTATTACGACAGAACGTACGGCGGGAGCTGATCTCATTCAACATGGTCATAATGGCTGGTTAGTTGAAGCGGGATCAACAGAAAGTCTAGTACAAGCTATAGGAAAATTGATAGACAATCCAATGTTGATTCCTGAGTGCGGCCAGGCAGCTTTACTTGCAGCCAAGCAGAGGCCGTGGCCTGTCTATGGGCATGAGTTAGCTATGGACATCCTTAAAATTAAACAGGCTAAAAAATGA
- a CDS encoding polysaccharide pyruvyl transferase family protein, producing MNFSKAQIEHRLRWIKQLISTTDISVIGGYHGGNLGDMALGYSVRDILLKRGLKSNLQTIYNLEKWTKTKSAIIGGGAIGYIYSLEKIANQYKGNYGNIGILGVDFNEPFYPQELMELLKNVAFISCRSKAQADKMMALTGRNDIVSHPDIAFSFKDDYCEGIRNSLNKSKKLLINIVPLYGKVTNGVLEPIEKYKEERSNLYENFQVMNNSYRSVLRKITEKALDEGFSVETIPFTSDDEEYGKLLLKGLSVKHNSYSPDPYKMLYKMANAEWALTTRYHSTIFAIKLGIKITPIAYATKNELMLNELGFKRDQFLTTDDLAAGIDTIKNSLYVDKVKINQWEKSCFDQINSCISRLP from the coding sequence ATGAACTTTTCAAAAGCTCAAATTGAACATCGGTTAAGATGGATCAAACAACTTATAAGTACAACTGATATAAGTGTTATTGGAGGCTATCACGGAGGTAATCTTGGAGATATGGCTTTAGGCTATTCTGTACGTGATATATTATTAAAAAGAGGCTTAAAATCAAACTTACAGACTATATATAATCTAGAAAAATGGACTAAAACTAAATCCGCTATTATAGGAGGTGGCGCTATAGGTTATATATATTCATTAGAGAAAATAGCAAATCAATATAAAGGGAATTATGGAAATATAGGAATACTTGGAGTTGACTTCAATGAACCATTTTATCCGCAAGAATTAATGGAGCTTTTAAAAAATGTTGCTTTTATAAGCTGTAGAAGTAAAGCTCAAGCAGATAAAATGATGGCTCTAACGGGAAGAAATGATATTGTTTCCCATCCAGATATAGCGTTTTCATTTAAAGACGATTATTGTGAAGGTATTCGTAATTCTTTAAATAAGTCTAAAAAGTTATTAATAAATATAGTTCCGTTGTATGGTAAAGTCACGAATGGAGTATTAGAGCCTATTGAAAAATATAAAGAGGAAAGGTCGAACTTGTATGAAAATTTCCAAGTAATGAATAATTCATACAGAAGCGTTTTAAGGAAAATTACCGAAAAAGCATTAGATGAAGGCTTTTCTGTCGAAACTATTCCGTTTACATCAGATGATGAAGAATATGGCAAACTTCTATTAAAAGGTCTATCAGTTAAACATAATAGTTATTCGCCAGACCCGTATAAAATGTTGTATAAAATGGCAAATGCAGAATGGGCTCTGACTACTCGTTATCACTCTACTATATTTGCAATAAAATTAGGTATAAAAATTACCCCAATTGCTTATGCGACAAAAAATGAACTTATGTTAAACGAATTGGGATTTAAACGCGACCAATTTCTTACCACAGATGATTTAGCGGCTGGCATAGATACTATTAAAAATTCTTTGTACGTAGACAAGGTTAAAATAAACCAGTGGGAGAAAAGTTGTTTTGATCAAATAAATAGTTGCATCAGCCGTTTACCGTAG